Proteins encoded in a region of the Planococcus shixiaomingii genome:
- a CDS encoding DUF6359 domain-containing protein, giving the protein MTKSSISKIMLSLLLIFSVVLPYTSKAEAADPITVAEAIANNSGTATVKGFIVGTAISGTSYDQEAPFTSATNVGLADSPDEKDPAKILPVQLPTGSVRTALNLADKPENFKAEVTITGSLSAYFSVPGLRSPTAYTIVTPGQAPPTAKVLNSIAEARSSNGELIQVEGTVTTGLGFWGGKAFYVQDETAGMYVYTSAATVAPGDKVRLTGKTSMFSGELQLQPSNIQVISSNNELPAVQTVTPAGVSEATQGERIELRKVAIKDLKSVNDFGTFEFSAVAENGEAVVIRNDNRNGLTYEQFTKQYKEGDLVHVSGIASKFNSTYQVKTLGQESFDLVNKPAVYTNVFPGVVSEGTEITLQSGWENTSIHYTLDGSAPTASSTKYTAPIKLTKDVVIKAIAVGNETSQVFSFDYTVLKTADLKIRDIQGDSHFSDYTGVVVNDVVGVVTHIYNSANFVIQDTNPDDDVTTSEALMVNKASNGLAVGDVVSVTGTVEEHFQEGYSDMKVNDLPITRIRAAATTKSGTAPLPEPLVVGRDIFPPSEIIDNDNLASFDPEEDGVDFWESVELMRLSVPNAKILGPQAYGEVVVVAENSPNTTFHKQGGILLSENDYNPERITVDFDDEKYVAKAGDSFNGNVVGVLGYGFGNYRLWTKKEDLPGLVQGDTAPEATWIKNAEDKLTVAAYNMENFSADPNHTSNEKATRLGDSFVKNLNSPDIVSLIEVQDNDGPIASGNTDATKSYERLIAAIEAAGGPSYKFTDIAPEYNKDGGEPGGNIRVGFLYNPERVSLAEGTKGSATGNTEWVNGELASNPGRIQPFEMPSTRKPLAAQFDFQGEKVIVIAAHLNSKGGDQGLFGKTQPPILKSVDQRIKLATAINDFIKQGQQQDPDLNVVVTGDMNDFEFTPALQALKGDNLTNKVEDVPLEDRYSYYYQGNSQVLDHVLVTNNLAKNTELDMVHINSMFMYEHGHASDHDPLLAQISFEEPVVPGKQEAKPDFTGDKAVLVAGQPDAEGNLAIQFNEQVTAQLLVSKKALTIDMPTADLTLSADNVKEIIKQAGTVFTLNLKFDEEPEVENRPTTAGQIDFSVQDVIGNDVEVKFTTAAALSFDVDGAVKIQFGASEDQTGKWKIFQGQLNKNVFTIHIKELGHYTVVTNKGQAKKN; this is encoded by the coding sequence TTGACAAAGAGCTCGATCAGCAAGATTATGCTAAGCCTTCTTCTGATTTTTTCAGTCGTATTGCCTTATACATCTAAGGCAGAAGCGGCGGATCCGATTACTGTCGCAGAAGCAATCGCGAACAATAGCGGGACTGCAACAGTAAAAGGGTTTATCGTTGGGACTGCAATAAGCGGCACCAGCTATGATCAAGAAGCGCCTTTCACATCTGCTACCAATGTAGGATTGGCTGATTCCCCGGATGAAAAAGACCCGGCGAAAATCTTACCTGTTCAATTGCCGACCGGATCTGTCAGGACTGCGTTAAATTTAGCAGACAAACCAGAAAACTTTAAAGCAGAAGTTACCATTACTGGTTCTCTTAGTGCGTATTTCAGTGTTCCAGGACTAAGATCACCAACTGCTTATACTATTGTTACTCCAGGTCAAGCGCCGCCAACAGCGAAAGTGCTCAATTCAATTGCTGAAGCGCGCAGCTCGAACGGCGAACTGATCCAAGTTGAAGGAACGGTGACAACCGGCCTTGGGTTCTGGGGCGGAAAAGCGTTTTACGTCCAAGACGAAACGGCAGGAATGTATGTTTATACGAGTGCTGCAACTGTTGCTCCAGGCGACAAAGTTCGCTTAACTGGAAAAACTTCAATGTTCTCCGGTGAACTGCAATTGCAGCCATCGAACATTCAAGTGATTTCATCAAATAACGAACTTCCGGCTGTGCAAACTGTTACACCTGCTGGCGTCTCTGAAGCAACTCAAGGAGAACGCATCGAATTGCGCAAAGTGGCAATCAAAGATTTGAAATCAGTTAATGATTTCGGGACATTCGAATTTTCAGCAGTGGCTGAAAATGGTGAAGCAGTCGTTATCCGAAATGACAACCGCAACGGGTTAACGTATGAACAGTTTACGAAGCAATATAAAGAAGGCGATCTTGTTCATGTATCTGGCATCGCGTCAAAATTCAACTCCACTTACCAAGTGAAGACGCTCGGCCAAGAAAGCTTTGATCTTGTCAACAAACCGGCAGTCTATACAAACGTATTCCCAGGTGTTGTTTCTGAAGGAACTGAAATTACCCTTCAATCAGGCTGGGAAAACACCTCAATCCACTATACGCTTGATGGATCTGCACCAACTGCGTCAAGCACGAAATACACAGCGCCAATTAAGCTGACAAAAGATGTAGTTATTAAAGCGATTGCAGTCGGCAATGAAACGTCGCAAGTCTTCTCTTTTGACTATACGGTACTAAAAACTGCAGACCTTAAAATTCGTGATATCCAAGGGGATAGCCATTTTTCGGATTATACAGGTGTTGTGGTCAATGATGTTGTAGGCGTTGTCACGCATATCTATAACTCAGCCAATTTTGTCATCCAAGATACAAATCCTGATGACGACGTGACAACTTCAGAAGCCCTGATGGTCAATAAAGCATCAAACGGTTTAGCCGTAGGTGATGTGGTTTCAGTCACCGGAACGGTAGAAGAACATTTCCAAGAAGGTTATTCTGACATGAAGGTTAATGATCTTCCGATTACGCGTATCCGAGCTGCTGCAACAACGAAATCGGGAACGGCTCCACTGCCTGAACCTCTTGTAGTTGGACGAGATATCTTCCCTCCTTCGGAAATCATCGATAACGACAACTTGGCTTCGTTTGATCCAGAAGAAGATGGCGTTGATTTCTGGGAATCAGTTGAATTGATGCGTTTATCTGTACCAAACGCAAAAATTTTAGGGCCACAAGCCTACGGTGAAGTTGTGGTGGTAGCTGAAAACTCGCCAAACACGACTTTCCATAAACAAGGCGGCATCTTGCTGTCTGAAAACGATTATAATCCTGAACGCATTACAGTCGATTTTGATGATGAAAAGTATGTTGCTAAAGCAGGCGATTCATTTAACGGCAATGTTGTTGGTGTGCTAGGTTATGGTTTTGGGAATTACCGTTTGTGGACTAAAAAAGAAGATCTTCCAGGATTGGTTCAAGGCGATACCGCTCCTGAAGCGACATGGATCAAAAACGCTGAAGACAAATTGACGGTTGCTGCATATAATATGGAAAACTTCTCGGCAGACCCAAATCATACATCTAACGAAAAAGCGACACGTCTCGGTGACTCGTTCGTTAAAAATTTAAATTCACCGGATATCGTCTCACTTATTGAAGTCCAGGACAATGACGGCCCGATTGCTTCAGGCAATACGGATGCAACGAAGAGCTATGAGCGCTTGATAGCCGCAATTGAAGCTGCAGGCGGACCGTCATATAAATTTACGGATATTGCACCTGAATACAACAAAGACGGCGGGGAGCCGGGCGGGAATATCCGAGTCGGATTCCTTTATAATCCTGAAAGAGTCAGTCTTGCTGAAGGGACTAAAGGCAGTGCTACCGGTAATACGGAATGGGTAAATGGTGAACTTGCATCCAACCCAGGGCGCATTCAGCCGTTTGAAATGCCAAGTACGCGCAAACCTTTGGCGGCTCAATTCGACTTCCAAGGAGAGAAAGTAATCGTCATCGCTGCCCATTTGAACTCTAAGGGCGGGGATCAAGGATTATTCGGCAAGACCCAGCCGCCAATTCTTAAATCCGTTGATCAACGCATCAAACTTGCTACTGCCATCAACGATTTCATCAAACAAGGGCAACAGCAGGATCCTGATTTAAATGTTGTAGTAACTGGCGATATGAACGACTTTGAATTTACTCCAGCACTTCAGGCTTTAAAAGGCGACAACTTAACAAACAAAGTTGAAGACGTTCCATTAGAAGACCGTTATTCTTACTACTACCAGGGGAATTCACAAGTATTGGATCATGTTTTAGTTACCAACAATCTTGCGAAAAATACTGAACTCGACATGGTCCACATCAACTCGATGTTCATGTACGAACACGGTCACGCGTCTGACCACGATCCGCTGCTTGCTCAAATCAGTTTTGAAGAGCCGGTCGTGCCAGGAAAACAAGAAGCAAAACCGGATTTTACAGGCGATAAAGCAGTATTAGTGGCAGGCCAGCCGGATGCGGAAGGCAACTTAGCCATTCAATTTAACGAACAAGTCACAGCACAGCTTCTTGTCAGCAAAAAAGCGTTGACGATCGATATGCCGACAGCAGACTTGACGCTTTCAGCTGATAACGTAAAAGAAATTATCAAACAAGCAGGAACTGTGTTCACCTTGAACCTTAAATTCGATGAGGAGCCGGAAGTCGAAAACCGTCCAACAACAGCGGGCCAAATCGATTTTTCTGTGCAAGATGTTATTGGAAATGATGTAGAAGTGAAATTTACAACAGCAGCTGCACTAAGCTTTGATGTAGACGGTGCTGTCAAAATCCAGTTTGGGGCCAGTGAAGACCAAACCGGCAAATGGAAAATCTTCCAAGGCCAATTAAATAAAAACGTCTTCACGATCCACATCAAGGAACTTGGACATTACACAGTCGTGACAAACAAAGGGCAAGCGAAAAAGAATTAA
- a CDS encoding DUF2207 domain-containing protein encodes MEWKKCLSFLVAGLLLLIPTKVLAVDFEISKVDIEARLNEDGTAEVTERHTYDFDGDFNGVTRELHPKQEASIDEFKAFENGKRLKVERDENFYKIYRSGDDETITVELQYQIEGGVEKFQDGAEFYWPFFDERNKSDYGEMAITIFPPAPASDVTFLGYDAAYDTASLLEGGTVSFNMGEVSAEENGDIRVVFEPELFPVLSGKNGTIRPIIETEKLRLAEQQAAFQENQQSVSRLGSLAIAAIGAILALLFGGAWFQSHQNKRSAVKDNEKDFFVPEEKMSLPATIYFTKSSMLSSNAIAAALMDLVRKGNTKQIAEDKFKLVDRQTPFTHEEILMELLFDQVGQSSSFETADVVAYTKKEATAEAYREAIASWNSEVAKEVKQQTLYSKKKGVRWFAALLAALSIVLTVFFGIYELFPLMTLALLFVLTSFSFAVFYKPLTAEGRKMREEWKQLEKTMKDLPEDTWHQLSKDEKLRAYLYLLGVESHSTDKKAQSFARAETFMHRSDSESFTLNPILLAAVFVSADTNSTAHASSSSSASFGGGAGGGGGGSGAF; translated from the coding sequence ATGGAATGGAAAAAATGTTTATCTTTTCTAGTTGCAGGTCTCCTGCTGCTTATTCCAACAAAAGTGCTTGCTGTTGATTTTGAAATTTCAAAAGTAGACATTGAGGCGCGATTAAACGAAGATGGAACCGCAGAAGTGACGGAGCGGCACACTTATGATTTTGACGGGGATTTTAACGGTGTCACCCGTGAACTTCATCCTAAACAAGAAGCTTCCATTGATGAGTTTAAGGCCTTTGAGAACGGCAAGCGGCTAAAGGTAGAAAGAGATGAAAACTTCTATAAAATTTATCGTAGCGGCGACGACGAAACCATCACCGTGGAATTGCAGTACCAAATTGAAGGCGGAGTTGAAAAGTTCCAAGATGGTGCTGAGTTTTACTGGCCATTTTTCGATGAGCGGAATAAAAGCGATTATGGAGAAATGGCCATTACTATTTTCCCTCCCGCTCCTGCATCAGACGTAACATTTTTGGGTTATGATGCAGCTTATGATACTGCCTCTTTGCTAGAAGGCGGTACTGTTTCGTTTAACATGGGAGAAGTTTCAGCTGAAGAAAATGGCGATATCCGCGTCGTCTTTGAACCAGAACTATTTCCAGTCCTTTCCGGTAAAAATGGAACCATCCGTCCCATTATTGAAACGGAAAAACTGCGCTTGGCTGAACAGCAAGCTGCTTTTCAGGAAAATCAGCAATCGGTTAGCCGCCTCGGCTCTCTTGCAATTGCAGCTATAGGAGCTATTTTGGCATTGCTGTTTGGAGGGGCTTGGTTCCAATCGCACCAAAATAAACGATCAGCCGTTAAAGACAACGAAAAAGATTTTTTTGTCCCCGAAGAAAAAATGAGTTTGCCGGCAACGATTTATTTCACAAAGTCGTCGATGCTTTCGTCCAATGCTATAGCAGCCGCTTTGATGGACTTGGTTCGGAAAGGAAATACGAAACAAATAGCTGAGGACAAGTTTAAACTGGTTGACCGCCAAACTCCATTTACACATGAAGAGATATTAATGGAATTGTTGTTTGACCAAGTTGGACAAAGTTCTTCTTTTGAAACAGCAGATGTGGTAGCTTACACGAAAAAAGAGGCGACGGCAGAAGCCTATCGGGAAGCGATCGCTTCTTGGAACAGTGAGGTTGCTAAAGAAGTTAAACAGCAAACGCTTTACAGCAAGAAAAAAGGAGTGCGCTGGTTCGCCGCTTTACTTGCAGCTTTATCAATAGTTTTAACCGTCTTTTTCGGAATTTACGAATTGTTTCCGTTGATGACACTGGCACTTCTCTTTGTTCTCACTTCGTTTAGTTTTGCGGTTTTTTACAAACCGCTCACGGCAGAAGGCAGAAAAATGCGAGAAGAATGGAAGCAGCTTGAAAAGACTATGAAAGACCTACCTGAAGATACTTGGCACCAATTATCGAAGGATGAAAAATTACGCGCCTATTTGTATCTGCTCGGCGTAGAATCCCATAGCACAGATAAGAAAGCACAATCATTTGCTAGAGCGGAAACTTTTATGCATCGATCAGACAGTGAATCTTTCACTTTAAATCCGATATTATTGGCAGCTGTATTTGTATCTGCAGACACCAATTCTACAGCCCACGCCAGCAGCAGCTCTTCCGCTTCGTTCGGAGGCGGAGCAGGTGGTGGCGGAGGTGGTTCAGGAGCGTTTTAA
- a CDS encoding GNAT family N-acetyltransferase: MKFRKVSAQDIIKTDHLFYHCLTDLLTREKITEEGLLEHEVDRLQKAVQESLANQDKPFFIAEQDEEIIGTIALYPPGPMITSALPTVTGSYEVACVYVHPEYQRQGVGKFLFQNIIQELRLRGHTAFFLDAGFSSSQKYWEDVLGEPSCVVENYWGLGKHHLVWKRELQ; the protein is encoded by the coding sequence ATGAAATTTCGAAAAGTGAGTGCCCAAGACATCATCAAAACTGACCATTTATTCTACCATTGCTTAACCGATTTGCTCACTCGCGAAAAAATCACGGAAGAAGGATTATTGGAACATGAAGTAGATCGCCTTCAAAAGGCGGTTCAGGAAAGTTTAGCAAATCAAGACAAGCCATTTTTCATCGCAGAACAAGATGAAGAAATAATTGGTACGATTGCGCTATATCCGCCTGGTCCAATGATCACTTCTGCGCTGCCTACAGTAACCGGCTCTTACGAAGTGGCTTGTGTGTATGTTCATCCTGAATATCAAAGGCAAGGAGTAGGCAAATTTCTATTTCAAAATATTATACAGGAGCTAAGACTGCGCGGCCATACGGCATTTTTTCTGGATGCCGGATTCTCAAGTTCCCAAAAGTATTGGGAAGACGTTTTAGGCGAGCCGAGTTGCGTAGTGGAAAACTATTGGGGATTAGGAAAGCATCATTTGGTGTGGAAAAGAGAATTGCAATAA
- a CDS encoding divergent PAP2 family protein: protein MENMNRGIVTSLSAIGIAQALKIVTHKKLSGKWDWKQAFTSGGMPSSHSAGVAALASYVAANKGARHTETALAVVFGIIVMYDAQGVRRHTGEIAQLVNDLEDSFVTISGDFPSLNYVRREKELKELLGHQPVEVLGGALFGVALGLISAKIENDERRNRKREQKRLSAVYRTHLD from the coding sequence TTGGAAAATATGAACCGTGGAATCGTGACTTCTTTATCTGCAATTGGGATAGCGCAAGCGTTAAAAATAGTGACACATAAAAAATTGTCAGGCAAGTGGGATTGGAAGCAGGCGTTTACGTCTGGTGGAATGCCGAGTTCCCACTCAGCTGGCGTAGCAGCTCTTGCTTCTTATGTCGCGGCGAACAAAGGGGCTAGACATACCGAAACTGCATTGGCGGTTGTCTTCGGGATAATCGTTATGTATGATGCGCAAGGCGTTCGCCGACATACGGGTGAAATTGCGCAGCTTGTAAATGACTTGGAAGATAGCTTCGTAACCATTTCTGGAGACTTCCCAAGTTTGAATTACGTTCGCCGTGAAAAAGAATTGAAAGAGTTGCTTGGCCATCAGCCTGTTGAAGTGCTAGGCGGCGCATTGTTCGGCGTTGCTCTTGGATTAATTTCAGCCAAAATAGAAAATGATGAGAGACGTAACAGAAAACGTGAACAAAAAAGATTGTCTGCTGTTTACCGGACTCATTTAGATTGA
- a CDS encoding carbon starvation CstA family protein, with amino-acid sequence MITFFVSIILLVVAYFTYGKFIERIFEPAASRKTPAYANGDGIDFVPMHKQKNALIQLLNIAGTGPIFGPIMGALYGPVAFLWIVLGSIFAGAVHDYLTGMISIRNKGAHIPELAGKFLGEASKHIVNFFALLLLLLVGTVFVTTPASLLALLLNGKVAVGIIIVVIFIYYFLSTILPIDKIIGRLYPYFGAVLLIGTVGVGGALLLSDYKIPELTLTNMHPAKLPIFPILFFTITCGALSGFHATQSPIISRTVKNESQGRYIFYGMMIAEAIIAMIWAAAAMSIFDGQTLSGIINSGTPSAVVNEVSMTLLGAVGGTIAVLGAIVLPITSGDTAFRAARSIIADYIKVDQQKLMKRLMIAVPLFIVSALLTQIDFNLLWRYFSWANQATAAIALWIGAMYLYIQGKNYLVAMAPALFITYMVFVYILNQKIGFSMDLNTSFVIGLGLTAVVMALFYYKAKKNKDEEVETSVVVE; translated from the coding sequence GTGATTACTTTTTTCGTGTCCATCATATTGTTGGTTGTAGCTTATTTTACTTACGGCAAGTTCATTGAGAGAATATTTGAACCTGCGGCATCACGAAAGACTCCTGCTTACGCTAATGGAGATGGCATTGATTTTGTTCCAATGCATAAACAAAAAAATGCACTTATTCAATTGTTAAACATCGCAGGAACCGGACCGATTTTCGGACCGATTATGGGTGCGCTTTATGGACCAGTGGCATTTTTATGGATTGTTTTAGGGTCAATATTCGCCGGCGCAGTCCATGATTATTTGACTGGAATGATTTCCATACGAAACAAAGGCGCGCACATCCCCGAGTTAGCAGGCAAGTTTCTTGGCGAAGCTTCAAAACACATTGTGAACTTTTTCGCATTATTGCTGCTTCTTTTGGTAGGTACAGTATTTGTTACAACCCCTGCATCCTTATTAGCGCTATTATTGAACGGAAAAGTAGCAGTAGGAATTATCATTGTTGTTATTTTCATCTATTATTTCCTGTCTACTATTTTGCCGATTGATAAAATTATTGGCAGACTTTATCCTTATTTTGGCGCGGTATTGTTGATTGGTACCGTCGGAGTAGGGGGAGCACTCCTATTATCGGATTATAAAATTCCTGAACTTACTTTAACAAATATGCATCCGGCCAAACTGCCGATTTTCCCAATCCTGTTCTTTACCATCACTTGTGGAGCATTATCCGGTTTCCATGCTACACAGTCTCCAATCATTTCTCGAACAGTAAAAAATGAATCGCAAGGCCGCTACATCTTTTATGGAATGATGATTGCTGAAGCTATTATTGCAATGATCTGGGCAGCTGCTGCCATGAGTATATTTGACGGACAAACGCTTAGCGGCATTATAAATTCAGGTACTCCTTCAGCTGTAGTCAATGAAGTCTCTATGACACTTTTGGGAGCAGTAGGGGGAACTATCGCGGTGCTTGGCGCTATCGTATTACCGATAACTTCAGGAGATACGGCTTTCCGTGCGGCGCGATCAATTATTGCAGATTACATTAAAGTGGATCAGCAAAAATTGATGAAACGGTTGATGATCGCAGTTCCATTGTTTATCGTGTCAGCTTTGTTGACTCAAATCGACTTTAACTTGTTGTGGAGATATTTCTCTTGGGCAAATCAAGCGACTGCCGCCATTGCTTTATGGATAGGGGCCATGTACTTGTACATCCAAGGCAAAAACTATTTGGTCGCTATGGCGCCGGCCCTGTTTATCACTTATATGGTTTTCGTTTACATTCTGAATCAAAAAATTGGCTTCAGCATGGACTTGAACACTTCGTTCGTTATTGGATTAGGTTTAACAGCCGTAGTGATGGCATTATTTTATTACAAAGCCAAGAAAAATAAAGATGAAGAAGTTGAAACTTCAGTGGTTGTGGAATAA
- a CDS encoding S9 family peptidase, with translation MIQFPKPTVEQFFRTYDISDFTVRDDEKQLIFSSNLNGKVNLWAMDLPNLFPYLFAHHDQSTSFLKVDPLNRYVLAGFDQDGDENHQIYAMPIEGGLPQPLITGNPEEKYYYAHLSEDGKRLYYMTSEGNPSFLNAHVRNLEDRSDTLLNEGAKSTTYLEAVSEDEQAFVFTQSLANTYVLAFVKVGDETHYLTPNPEKVHVAFDSVFVDDSSIYFLTDYDSDFVYLARFDVEEKAFSEVLKVENESMQSMKWNKEQKVFYFFTEKGVTDLLYRFEPETEKLEQIPTPVDIIDKIQVTKAGNLYLLGTSATKPHNIFQWQGDSDWKPLTDNRVLGLTEEDMVDPEEVNFNSYDGLEIEALLFKPKPENDNGHTIFWPHGGPQYAERKQFRSMFQCFLNRGYTIFAPNFRGSTGYGSAFVKMVEQDWGEGPRLDCIAAIEWLFDNKVAEREKLFLVGGSYGGYMALLLHGRHPEYFKAVVDIFGVSNLFTFVESVPPHWKPIMERWLGDPERDKERFTKDSPVTYLDGMEKPMLVIQGAKDPRVVKEESDQIVAKLKEKGRDVEYLVLDDEGHGFSKKENEIKVYSAMLDFLEKHQG, from the coding sequence ATGATCCAGTTTCCAAAACCTACAGTAGAACAGTTTTTTCGAACATACGACATCTCCGATTTTACAGTGAGAGATGACGAGAAACAGTTGATTTTCAGTTCGAATTTAAACGGCAAAGTAAATTTATGGGCAATGGACTTGCCAAATCTTTTTCCTTATTTATTTGCGCATCATGATCAATCCACCAGTTTTCTTAAAGTGGATCCTCTAAACCGCTATGTCTTGGCTGGTTTTGATCAAGACGGGGATGAAAATCACCAGATTTATGCTATGCCTATTGAAGGCGGACTTCCGCAGCCCCTCATTACAGGGAATCCGGAAGAAAAATATTATTACGCCCATTTGAGCGAAGATGGAAAACGCTTGTATTACATGACGTCTGAAGGAAATCCTTCGTTTTTGAACGCCCATGTACGAAATCTCGAAGACCGTTCAGACACATTACTAAACGAAGGAGCAAAATCCACAACTTATTTGGAAGCCGTATCTGAAGATGAACAAGCGTTCGTCTTTACTCAATCGCTAGCCAATACTTATGTGCTGGCTTTTGTGAAGGTTGGAGATGAAACTCATTATTTAACGCCAAACCCTGAAAAAGTGCATGTCGCCTTTGATTCCGTTTTTGTAGACGATTCATCCATTTATTTTCTCACAGACTATGACAGCGACTTCGTTTATTTGGCGCGATTTGATGTTGAGGAAAAGGCATTTTCTGAAGTGTTGAAAGTTGAAAACGAAAGTATGCAGAGTATGAAATGGAATAAAGAGCAAAAAGTGTTCTATTTCTTTACCGAAAAAGGCGTCACAGACCTTTTATACCGTTTTGAACCTGAAACGGAAAAACTGGAGCAAATTCCGACGCCTGTCGATATTATCGATAAAATTCAAGTAACAAAGGCCGGAAATTTATATTTGCTTGGAACAAGCGCTACGAAACCGCATAATATTTTTCAGTGGCAGGGGGATTCCGATTGGAAACCGTTGACGGATAACCGGGTTTTGGGATTGACGGAAGAAGATATGGTCGATCCGGAAGAAGTGAATTTTAACTCTTATGACGGATTGGAAATAGAGGCGCTGCTTTTTAAACCGAAACCTGAAAATGACAATGGCCACACGATTTTCTGGCCGCACGGAGGCCCGCAGTATGCTGAACGCAAGCAGTTTCGCTCCATGTTCCAATGCTTCTTGAACCGGGGATATACAATTTTTGCGCCCAACTTCCGCGGAAGTACGGGATACGGCTCCGCGTTCGTCAAAATGGTGGAACAAGACTGGGGAGAAGGGCCGCGACTGGATTGCATCGCAGCGATTGAATGGCTATTTGATAACAAAGTGGCCGAACGCGAAAAATTATTTTTAGTCGGTGGCAGTTATGGCGGTTACATGGCGTTGCTGCTCCACGGCCGCCACCCTGAATACTTCAAAGCTGTTGTTGATATTTTCGGGGTATCCAACTTATTCACTTTTGTTGAGTCGGTTCCTCCTCATTGGAAGCCGATCATGGAACGTTGGCTGGGAGACCCGGAGCGGGACAAAGAACGGTTTACGAAAGATTCTCCGGTCACGTATTTGGACGGGATGGAAAAACCGATGCTGGTCATCCAAGGGGCAAAAGATCCCCGCGTCGTAAAAGAGGAATCCGATCAGATTGTCGCTAAGCTAAAAGAAAAAGGACGCGATGTGGAATACCTTGTCCTTGACGACGAAGGCCACGGCTTCTCAAAAAAGGAAAATGAAATCAAAGTGTATAGTGCTATGCTGGATTTTCTGGAAAAGCATCAAGGCTAA
- a CDS encoding GDSL-type esterase/lipase family protein gives MKKIIQPGALFKGASFSSVKKPTKQFHIKNIVILGDSVAYGYGTKGGIAKHLKETFAESKVTNLGINGLTSNGLIDRLRSGSWDRYIASADLVLLNIGGNDLLRGFRAEGAKGLIRQFNNLKRTYRKNLLETYKHIRYLNNNALIVQNNLYNSMKKEYQYFGFTNLLFRLWNTAIGEKGVIISRTDIMGKNPSIWLDSIHPNEEGYELMHELLLKTLSATGVVIHSEEPAEERI, from the coding sequence TTGAAAAAAATAATTCAACCTGGCGCCCTTTTTAAAGGAGCGTCATTTTCTTCTGTTAAGAAACCAACAAAACAATTTCACATTAAAAATATTGTTATATTAGGCGATTCCGTCGCATACGGTTATGGCACAAAGGGCGGTATTGCAAAGCATTTAAAAGAAACTTTTGCGGAAAGCAAGGTCACCAACCTCGGCATTAACGGGCTGACAAGCAATGGCTTGATAGACCGGCTCCGTTCAGGCAGTTGGGACCGTTATATTGCTTCAGCTGATCTGGTGTTATTGAATATCGGGGGCAATGATCTTCTGAGAGGTTTTCGTGCTGAAGGAGCAAAAGGGCTTATCCGCCAATTCAATAATCTTAAGCGGACATATCGCAAAAATTTGCTGGAAACTTATAAGCATATACGGTATTTGAATAACAACGCGTTAATCGTCCAAAATAATCTATACAATTCGATGAAAAAAGAATATCAGTATTTCGGCTTTACAAACTTGTTGTTCCGTCTGTGGAATACTGCAATTGGAGAAAAAGGAGTCATCATATCCCGGACGGACATTATGGGGAAAAATCCGTCAATCTGGCTTGATTCTATCCATCCGAACGAAGAAGGATATGAATTGATGCATGAACTGTTATTAAAAACCTTGAGTGCGACTGGTGTTGTAATACACTCAGAAGAACCTGCAGAAGAAAGAATTTAA